The Corynebacterium pseudopelargi genome contains a region encoding:
- a CDS encoding DUF2200 family protein — MAFDLTAMSFGELYPLYLAKVQRKGRSEAELREVLSWLLGQEDLEALHTQSLGQLFSQGSLRPEAKLIRGTVCGVRVEEISDPVMWGIRCADKLVDELAKGKPLAAIKRS; from the coding sequence ATGGCCTTTGATCTCACCGCAATGAGCTTTGGCGAGCTCTATCCCCTCTATCTGGCCAAGGTGCAAAGAAAAGGCAGAAGCGAAGCTGAACTGCGCGAGGTTTTAAGCTGGCTTCTAGGCCAAGAAGACCTCGAGGCACTGCATACTCAAAGCCTTGGCCAGCTCTTTAGCCAAGGCAGCCTGCGCCCCGAGGCCAAGCTCATCCGTGGGACTGTCTGCGGGGTTCGGGTCGAAGAAATCAGCGATCCGGTAATGTGGGGGATCCGCTGTGCCGATAAGCTTGTCGACGAACTAGCTAAAGGCAAGCCGCTCGCAGCAATCAAGCGCTCTTAG
- a CDS encoding acyltransferase family protein: MPENVKYRYDLDGLRGIAIAFVVIFHVFVGKVSGGVDVFLLLSGYFFLGSQLRYAQKPNAKLNPWWPLWRAIRRLVPSLIVVLLSTAICISILTPELKQADIGAQMLASMGYYQNWELLWQGQSYGAASASISPLQHLWSMSVQGQFYLLAIIFATFLAAIFRKKLLSLKIVAGIPLLIATGASMFYAFSASNSQLNYYSTWSRMWELTLGAVLLIYCSNLAMPTWLRRLLTIIGVIMVLSTGWIFDGATQFPGPAALYPLGGAALVIIAGRGGGVLGSAPMRYLGRIAYPLYLWHWPLLIVITAHINEPVPPVWLGILVVVGSVALAHLTHIFVEEPFMQHARRPAVGDKRIRRAFGSVVRPQGLLRALGGLVVVGLCITAIFIPQEWADEVEALSDYRLDPRVYPGAMALDGARVPQAEPKPDPYLLAETVGPAWTKGCMSWANSDPTVLPYDKKPDDCTFGDKDADTTAFLVGGSHAEQWMAAMDQLGKEHHFKVLPFVRQSCPAFKEELDGVFSSSCQTFNSVVMERIAEDEPDFVVSNSTRPLLELDHFIDEVPKSYPTFWEYLDTLGIPFIGLRDNPWFILPGGKGKKVSQCFDKTGDLIECGKPEAEFYAPEDPSKEYFDGDTQIGIDTSKLVCEDGFCPPVIGNIYVYRDGNHISDDFARSTVPLLWEQMRPLVEKAKSA, encoded by the coding sequence ATGCCTGAAAACGTGAAATACCGCTATGACCTGGATGGTCTTCGCGGTATCGCCATCGCTTTCGTGGTGATCTTTCACGTCTTTGTTGGCAAAGTCTCCGGCGGCGTCGACGTATTCCTGTTGCTGTCTGGCTACTTCTTTCTCGGCTCGCAATTGCGCTATGCCCAAAAGCCCAACGCCAAGCTCAATCCCTGGTGGCCGCTGTGGCGTGCGATTCGTCGCCTCGTACCTTCGCTCATCGTGGTGCTGTTAAGCACCGCCATTTGCATCTCGATCCTTACCCCTGAGCTCAAGCAGGCCGATATCGGCGCGCAGATGCTCGCCTCGATGGGCTACTACCAAAACTGGGAGTTGCTCTGGCAGGGCCAAAGCTATGGCGCGGCCTCGGCGTCGATTAGCCCACTGCAGCACCTGTGGTCGATGTCGGTGCAAGGGCAGTTCTATCTTCTGGCCATCATCTTTGCCACCTTCCTGGCGGCGATTTTTCGCAAGAAGTTGCTGAGCCTGAAAATCGTCGCAGGCATCCCCTTGCTCATCGCCACCGGCGCCTCAATGTTCTATGCCTTTAGCGCTAGCAATAGCCAGTTGAATTACTACTCAACCTGGTCGCGCATGTGGGAGTTGACCCTTGGTGCGGTGCTGTTGATCTATTGCTCCAATCTTGCAATGCCTACCTGGCTGCGCAGGCTGCTCACGATCATCGGCGTGATCATGGTGCTAAGCACCGGGTGGATCTTTGATGGCGCCACCCAATTTCCAGGTCCCGCGGCGCTGTATCCGCTCGGCGGCGCAGCGCTGGTGATTATCGCCGGCCGTGGCGGGGGAGTGCTCGGCTCTGCACCCATGCGCTACCTTGGCCGCATCGCCTACCCGCTGTATCTGTGGCACTGGCCGTTGCTCATTGTGATCACCGCGCACATCAACGAGCCGGTGCCGCCGGTGTGGCTCGGCATTTTGGTGGTCGTTGGCTCTGTGGCGCTGGCGCACCTCACGCACATCTTTGTTGAAGAGCCCTTCATGCAGCACGCCCGCAGGCCTGCTGTTGGCGATAAGCGCATCCGCAGGGCATTTGGCTCCGTGGTTCGCCCTCAGGGGCTGTTGCGTGCCCTCGGCGGGCTTGTGGTTGTGGGGCTGTGCATCACTGCGATTTTTATCCCCCAAGAATGGGCAGACGAGGTTGAGGCGCTATCCGATTATCGTTTGGATCCGCGCGTCTACCCAGGGGCCATGGCACTCGATGGTGCGCGCGTACCGCAGGCGGAACCGAAACCAGACCCATACCTGTTGGCCGAAACGGTAGGCCCTGCCTGGACCAAAGGCTGCATGAGTTGGGCCAATAGCGATCCCACGGTCTTGCCCTATGACAAGAAACCCGATGATTGTACCTTCGGTGATAAAGATGCCGATACAACGGCCTTCCTCGTTGGAGGTTCGCATGCAGAGCAGTGGATGGCTGCCATGGATCAGCTTGGCAAAGAACATCACTTCAAGGTCTTGCCCTTTGTGCGCCAATCCTGCCCGGCTTTTAAAGAGGAACTCGATGGGGTCTTTAGCAGCAGTTGCCAGACCTTTAACTCCGTGGTGATGGAGCGCATCGCAGAAGACGAACCAGACTTCGTGGTATCGAATTCCACCCGACCACTCTTAGAGCTTGATCACTTTATTGATGAAGTACCAAAGAGCTACCCAACCTTCTGGGAATACCTCGATACCCTCGGCATTCCCTTTATTGGCCTCAGGGATAACCCCTGGTTTATCCTGCCTGGCGGTAAGGGCAAGAAGGTCTCGCAGTGCTTTGATAAAACGGGCGATTTGATTGAGTGCGGGAAGCCGGAGGCTGAATTCTACGCTCCAGAAGATCCCTCCAAAGAGTATTTCGATGGAGACACACAGATCGGCATTGATACCTCAAAGCTGGTGTGCGAAGACGGCTTCTGCCCGCCGGTGATTGGCAATATCTACGTCTATCGCGATGGCAACCACATCTCCGATGATTTCGCGCGATCCACGGTGCCGCTGTTGTGGGAGCAAATGCGCCCATTGGTGGAAAAGGCTAAGAGCGCTTGA
- a CDS encoding acyltransferase family protein has protein sequence MSSSARYRYDLDGLRGIAIAFVVIFHVFVGKVSGGVDVFLLLSGYFFLGSQLRDAYRTEASLNPWWPLWRTIRRLYPTLVVVLVATLVLISAFTPGLRQMTIAYQFIASLGYFQNWELITQGQAYNAASDAVSPLQHLWSMAVQGQFYIFAIVFACLVGLVVRRRRMDARLIAGLPLLVVTSISMFIAFTATDWQHNYYSTFSRMWELTLGAVLLLFCSQWRIAPKVGKVMVGVGLFMVLSTGLLFDGARQFPGPAALYPIGGAALIIIGGNGYGLLASGFMRWLGRIAYPLYLWHWPLLIVVMNVSHDPTPPVWTGLAIIAVSVLLAQLTHIWIEQPLRQHAGRPLRGELRVRKALRTLKTPTGALRASAIPVMLATCIAAAFVPRAWLAEVEQLYTVRLDPAVYPGVRELEGKSVPDAEWAPDPYSLTRRVGPAWAHWCVALQSADPDYVPYDERPEDCTFGDTRSKVTAYAIGGSHTDQWTQVLDALGKEHGFKVVAILRQGCPATLDEEGLVDEECERFNEHLLDRLEQDRPDFVITTTTRPTWQPDEPMEGVPDGYVRFWRELDQLGIPMVGFRDNPWLREPDGTPRMGALCAADTGDAEACGTPRAVFYREEDPSLALLPNPEEQISIDTSELICDEENCPAVLGNIYVYRDDNHLTNAIAMSAKQQVWESMRDLVESIKNKK, from the coding sequence ATGTCTTCAAGCGCCCGTTATCGCTATGACCTTGATGGTCTACGCGGTATCGCCATCGCCTTCGTGGTGATCTTCCACGTCTTCGTTGGCAAAGTCTCCGGCGGCGTCGACGTCTTCCTCCTTCTTTCGGGCTACTTCTTTCTAGGCTCCCAACTCAGAGACGCCTACCGCACCGAGGCCTCGCTCAACCCCTGGTGGCCGCTGTGGCGAACGATTCGCCGCCTTTATCCCACGCTCGTGGTGGTGCTCGTGGCCACCTTGGTGCTGATCAGTGCCTTTACCCCTGGCCTGCGCCAAATGACGATCGCGTATCAATTCATCGCCTCGCTGGGATATTTTCAAAACTGGGAGCTGATCACCCAAGGCCAGGCATATAACGCGGCCTCAGATGCAGTAAGCCCCTTGCAGCACCTGTGGTCTATGGCAGTTCAAGGCCAGTTCTATATCTTCGCCATCGTTTTTGCGTGCCTGGTTGGCCTGGTGGTGCGGCGTCGTCGCATGGATGCCCGCCTGATCGCGGGCCTGCCGCTGCTGGTGGTGACGTCTATTTCGATGTTCATCGCCTTTACCGCCACCGATTGGCAGCACAATTACTACTCCACCTTCTCGCGCATGTGGGAGCTCACCCTCGGTGCGGTGCTATTGCTGTTTTGCTCCCAGTGGCGCATCGCACCCAAGGTAGGCAAGGTGATGGTCGGGGTAGGCCTTTTCATGGTGCTATCCACCGGTTTGCTTTTCGACGGAGCGCGCCAATTCCCAGGCCCTGCAGCCCTGTATCCGATCGGTGGTGCAGCGCTGATCATTATTGGCGGCAATGGTTATGGCTTGCTCGCCTCTGGTTTTATGCGCTGGCTTGGCCGTATTGCCTATCCGCTGTATCTCTGGCACTGGCCTTTGCTGATCGTGGTGATGAACGTCAGCCATGATCCCACACCTCCGGTGTGGACGGGCCTGGCCATCATTGCCGTCTCGGTGCTGCTGGCCCAATTGACGCATATCTGGATCGAGCAGCCACTGCGCCAACATGCCGGGCGTCCACTTCGTGGAGAGCTGCGTGTGCGCAAAGCCCTGCGCACGCTGAAAACCCCCACCGGTGCGCTGCGCGCCAGCGCGATTCCCGTGATGCTGGCAACCTGCATCGCGGCAGCCTTTGTGCCTAGGGCTTGGCTTGCAGAGGTAGAACAGCTTTATACCGTGCGTTTAGATCCAGCGGTGTATCCAGGCGTTCGGGAGCTAGAAGGTAAGTCCGTGCCCGATGCCGAATGGGCGCCTGATCCTTATAGCCTCACGCGCAGGGTGGGCCCTGCGTGGGCGCATTGGTGTGTTGCTTTGCAAAGTGCCGATCCCGACTACGTTCCCTATGATGAACGCCCCGAGGATTGCACCTTTGGTGATACCCGCTCCAAGGTCACTGCCTATGCCATCGGTGGTTCGCATACCGATCAGTGGACGCAGGTCCTCGATGCCTTAGGCAAGGAGCATGGCTTTAAGGTGGTGGCGATTTTGCGCCAGGGTTGCCCGGCAACCTTGGATGAGGAAGGGCTTGTCGACGAAGAATGCGAGCGCTTTAACGAACACCTTCTCGATCGCCTCGAGCAAGATCGCCCAGACTTCGTCATCACCACCACCACGCGCCCCACATGGCAGCCTGATGAGCCTATGGAAGGCGTGCCCGATGGCTATGTGCGCTTCTGGCGTGAACTCGACCAACTAGGTATCCCCATGGTGGGCTTCCGCGACAATCCTTGGCTGCGCGAGCCGGATGGCACCCCGCGCATGGGTGCGCTGTGCGCCGCCGATACTGGTGATGCCGAGGCCTGCGGCACCCCGCGCGCGGTGTTCTACCGCGAAGAGGATCCTTCCCTTGCGCTGCTGCCAAACCCTGAAGAACAGATCAGCATCGATACCTCGGAGTTGATTTGTGATGAGGAGAACTGCCCGGCGGTGTTGGGCAATATCTACGTCTATCGCGACGATAATCACCTGACCAACGCCATTGCGATGTCTGCCAAGCAACAGGTGTGGGAGTCGATGCGCGATCTGGTGGAATCCATCAAGAATAAGAAGTGA
- a CDS encoding Cj0069 family protein, whose product MHKSIVVFEVEGGSDKYFDGHRKDTMPIVNAIKEKGWHSEVVYYRPEWSEALFEYVSKNFDAYISRVNPGNIPGGEKGYFELLTKLSEAGLVGMSTPEEMMAYGAKDALVKLNKTDLVPEDTHAYYEVEEFHKTFPTSLSYGERVLKQNRGSTGSGIWRVQLEDKELAASVEPGTALPLDTKLKCTEAVDNHTEVRELGEFMDFCDQYIIGDNGMLVDMRFMPRIVEGEIRILLVGPHPVFVVHKKPAAGGDNFSATLFSGAKYTYDKPEAWQELVDMFADARPVIAEKLGGDNIPLIWTADFMLADAEDGSDTYVLGEINCSCVGFTSELDMGIQELVAQEAIGRVEAKHA is encoded by the coding sequence ATGCACAAGAGCATTGTCGTATTTGAGGTCGAAGGCGGCTCCGACAAGTACTTCGACGGCCACCGCAAGGACACCATGCCGATCGTGAACGCGATCAAGGAAAAGGGCTGGCACTCCGAGGTGGTGTACTACCGTCCCGAGTGGTCTGAGGCCCTGTTTGAGTACGTCTCAAAGAACTTCGACGCATACATCTCTCGTGTGAACCCCGGCAACATTCCCGGTGGCGAGAAGGGCTACTTCGAGCTGCTGACCAAGCTTTCCGAGGCCGGCCTCGTGGGCATGTCCACCCCGGAAGAGATGATGGCTTATGGCGCTAAGGACGCCCTGGTCAAGCTGAACAAGACCGACCTGGTGCCCGAAGATACCCACGCCTATTACGAGGTTGAAGAGTTCCACAAGACCTTCCCCACCTCCCTTTCCTACGGTGAGCGCGTGCTCAAGCAGAACCGCGGCTCCACCGGCTCCGGCATCTGGCGCGTCCAGCTTGAAGATAAAGAACTGGCCGCATCCGTCGAGCCCGGCACCGCCCTGCCGCTGGATACCAAGCTCAAGTGCACTGAGGCCGTGGATAACCACACCGAGGTTCGCGAGCTGGGCGAGTTCATGGACTTCTGCGATCAGTACATCATCGGCGATAACGGCATGCTCGTAGACATGCGCTTCATGCCTCGCATCGTCGAAGGCGAAATCCGCATCCTGCTCGTAGGCCCCCACCCCGTCTTCGTGGTGCACAAGAAGCCTGCTGCTGGCGGCGACAACTTCTCTGCCACCTTGTTCTCCGGCGCAAAGTACACCTACGACAAGCCAGAGGCATGGCAGGAATTGGTAGACATGTTCGCCGATGCCCGCCCCGTGATTGCAGAAAAGCTCGGTGGCGACAACATCCCGCTGATCTGGACCGCAGACTTCATGCTGGCTGATGCAGAAGACGGCTCCGATACCTACGTGCTGGGCGAGATCAACTGCTCCTGCGTGGGCTTTACCTCCGAGCTGGACATGGGCATCCAGGAACTGGTGGCTCAAGAGGCTATCGGCCGCGTCGAGGCAAAGCACGCCTAA